From the genome of Gammaproteobacteria bacterium, one region includes:
- a CDS encoding copper-translocating P-type ATPase translates to MQAGKWTCPMHPDVVRDGPGFCPSCGMALEPMVVTSADEAENRELRDMTRRLVVSAILTVPLVVLAMAEMIPALPLAGLAHGPLMGWIGLVLATPVVLWGGWPFFVRGAYSIATRRLNMFTLIALGVAAAYAYSVAAVVAPGIFPAAFRGEGGEVAVYFEAAAVIVTLVLLGQVLELRARSRTGAAIRALLELAPKTARRIGADGTEEDVPRDEIGVGDRLRVRPGEKVPVDGTVIEGESAVDESMITGEPMPVEKRAGDEVIGGTMNSTGSLVIRAERVGADTLLAQIVSMVAEAQRSRAPIQRLADVVASYFVPAVVVAAIVTFVAWSLLGPAPAMAYGLINAIAVLIIACPCALGLATPMSIMVAAGKGASVGVLFKNAEAIELLREVDTLVVDKTGTLTEGKPKLVSAVTTGGIGEDEMLALAASLERGSEHPIAAAIVSGAMDRGLALSAVEEFRSVTGKGVVGRVGGQRIALGNRALLAELGLDAAALAARAETLRTEGRTVMYVAHGDEVVGLVAVADPIKLTSAEAVRDLQADGVTLSIATGDNETTARAVARRLGIDEVLAGVLPEHKVEVVKRLQAQGRKVAMAGDGVNDAPALAAAHVGIAMGTGADVALESADVTLVRGDLRAIARARLLSRATMRNIRQNLFFAFVYNALGVPIAAGVLYPAFGLLLSPVIAAAAMSLSSVSVIGNALRLRRARV, encoded by the coding sequence GTGCAGGCCGGAAAGTGGACCTGCCCGATGCATCCCGACGTCGTTCGGGACGGCCCGGGCTTTTGCCCGAGCTGCGGGATGGCGCTCGAGCCGATGGTCGTCACGAGCGCCGACGAGGCGGAGAACCGGGAGCTGCGGGATATGACGCGCCGCCTCGTCGTGAGCGCGATCCTCACCGTGCCGCTCGTGGTGCTCGCCATGGCCGAGATGATTCCCGCCCTGCCGCTCGCAGGGCTCGCGCACGGCCCTTTGATGGGCTGGATCGGCCTCGTGCTCGCGACGCCGGTCGTGCTGTGGGGAGGATGGCCGTTCTTCGTGCGCGGCGCGTATTCCATCGCCACGCGCCGTCTCAACATGTTCACGCTGATCGCGCTCGGCGTCGCGGCGGCGTACGCGTACAGCGTCGCGGCCGTCGTCGCGCCGGGAATCTTCCCGGCGGCGTTTCGCGGCGAGGGCGGCGAGGTGGCCGTCTATTTCGAAGCGGCCGCCGTCATCGTCACGCTCGTGCTGCTCGGGCAGGTGCTCGAGCTGCGCGCGCGGAGCCGCACCGGGGCCGCGATTCGCGCGCTGCTCGAGCTCGCGCCGAAGACGGCGCGCCGGATCGGCGCGGACGGCACGGAGGAGGACGTCCCGCGGGACGAAATCGGTGTCGGCGATAGGCTGCGCGTCCGTCCGGGCGAGAAGGTGCCCGTGGACGGGACGGTGATCGAAGGCGAAAGCGCCGTCGACGAGTCGATGATCACGGGCGAGCCGATGCCCGTGGAGAAGCGCGCGGGCGACGAAGTGATCGGCGGCACGATGAACTCGACCGGCTCGCTCGTGATCCGCGCGGAGCGAGTCGGCGCGGACACGTTGCTCGCGCAGATCGTGAGCATGGTCGCCGAGGCGCAGCGCAGCCGAGCTCCGATTCAACGCCTGGCGGACGTCGTGGCGTCGTACTTCGTGCCGGCCGTCGTCGTCGCCGCAATCGTCACGTTCGTCGCATGGTCGCTGCTCGGGCCCGCCCCGGCGATGGCCTACGGGCTCATCAACGCGATCGCCGTGCTGATCATCGCGTGCCCTTGCGCGCTCGGGCTCGCCACGCCGATGTCGATCATGGTCGCGGCAGGGAAGGGCGCCTCCGTCGGCGTGCTGTTCAAGAACGCCGAAGCGATCGAGCTCCTGCGCGAGGTCGACACGCTCGTCGTCGACAAGACCGGCACGCTGACCGAAGGGAAGCCGAAGCTCGTCTCGGCGGTGACGACGGGCGGCATCGGCGAGGACGAAATGCTCGCCCTCGCCGCGAGCCTCGAGCGCGGGAGCGAGCATCCGATCGCGGCGGCGATCGTGTCCGGCGCAATGGACCGCGGCCTCGCGCTCTCCGCCGTCGAGGAATTCCGTTCGGTGACCGGAAAGGGAGTCGTCGGCCGCGTCGGCGGGCAGCGCATCGCGCTCGGCAACCGCGCGCTGCTCGCGGAGCTCGGCCTCGATGCGGCCGCTCTCGCTGCGCGCGCCGAGACGCTGCGCACGGAAGGCCGAACCGTGATGTATGTCGCGCACGGCGACGAGGTCGTGGGGCTCGTCGCGGTCGCGGACCCGATCAAGCTCACGTCGGCCGAGGCCGTCCGGGACTTGCAGGCGGACGGCGTGACGCTGTCGATCGCGACCGGCGACAACGAGACGACGGCCCGGGCGGTGGCCCGGCGTCTCGGGATCGACGAGGTGCTCGCAGGAGTGCTGCCGGAGCACAAGGTCGAAGTCGTGAAGCGCCTGCAGGCCCAAGGCCGCAAGGTTGCGATGGCCGGCGATGGCGTGAACGACGCTCCGGCGCTCGCGGCCGCCCACGTCGGCATCGCGATGGGCACCGGCGCGGACGTCGCGTTGGAGAGCGCCGACGTGACGCTGGTTCGCGGCGACTTGCGCGCGATCGCCCGCGCTCGGCTGCTCAGCCGGGCGACGATGCGCAACATCAGGCAGAATCTGTTCTTCGCCTTCGTCTACAACGCGCTCGGCGTGCCGATTGCCGCGGGCGTTCTCTATCCCGCGTTCGGTCTGCTGCTGAGCCCCGTGATCGCGGCGGCGGCGATGAGCTTGAGCTCCGTATCGGTGATCGGCAACGCTTTGCGGCTGCGCCGCGCTCGCGTTTGA
- a CDS encoding GNAT family N-acetyltransferase, translating to MASVEVRDADFHTDRAEIRRIRYAVFVDEQGVPESLELDDRDPLCAHVLAYVGGEAVGTGRLDLDKGGKIGRVAVTAAARRRGVGSAIMQWLHRRAEADGLRSVWCHAQVSAAPFYERLGYRITSDVFLEADIEHVRMERTLP from the coding sequence ATGGCGAGCGTCGAGGTCCGCGACGCCGATTTCCACACCGACCGTGCCGAGATCAGGCGCATTCGATACGCCGTGTTCGTCGACGAGCAGGGCGTGCCCGAGAGCCTCGAGCTGGACGACCGCGACCCGCTCTGCGCGCACGTGCTCGCGTACGTCGGCGGGGAGGCGGTCGGCACCGGCCGTCTGGACCTCGACAAGGGCGGCAAGATCGGGCGCGTCGCGGTGACCGCGGCGGCCCGCCGTCGCGGCGTCGGCTCGGCGATCATGCAGTGGCTGCATCGGCGCGCCGAAGCCGACGGACTGCGGAGCGTGTGGTGCCATGCGCAGGTCTCGGCCGCGCCGTTCTACGAGCGCCTCGGTTACCGAATCACGAGCGACGTCTTTCTCGAGGCGGACATCGAGCACGTGAGGATGGAGCGAACCTTGCCGTGA